In Pseudomonas sp. P5_109, the genomic window ATTCCCGCGCGGCTTTCACGCCGATGGCAGTGTGCGGGTCCAACACTTCGCCAGTCTGCTCGTAGACTTCGGCGATGGTTTCGCAGGTTTGCGCGTCATCCACGGCCAGCGAGTCGAACAACTTGCGGGCTTCGGTCCAGCGCTCTTGCTCGACGCTGAAACCACCGCCCTGCTTGAACGAATCCATCAACCCGGCGATTGCCGCGCCGTTGCGACCATGCAGGTCGAACAGCAAGCGTTCGAAGTTCGATGACACCATGATGTCCATGGACGGCGACAGAGTGGCGTGCAGGGTTTCCTTGACGTACTGGTTGCCGCTCATGAAGCGGTGCAGGATGTCGTTGCGGTTGGTGGCGACGATCAACTGATTGATCGGCAGGCCCATGTTGCGCGCCAGGTAACCGGCGAAAATGTCGCCGAAGTTGCCGGTCGGTACCGAGAACGCCACCGAACGCGCCGGGCCGCCCAACTGCAGGGCTGCGTGGAAGTAGTAGACGATCTGGGCCATGATCCGCGCCCAGTTGATCGAGTTCACAGCCACCAGGCGAGTGCCCTTGAGGAAACCCTGGTCGGCGAAGCTCGCCTTGACCATTTCCTGGCAGTCATCGAAGTTGCCTTCGATGGCAATGTTGTGAATGTTCTCACCGAAAATGGTGGTCATCTGCCGACGCTGCACTTCGGACACCCGGTTGTGCGGGTGCAGGATGAAAATGTCGACGTTTTCGCAGTGCTTGCAGCCCTCGATGGCGGCCGAACCGGTATCACCGGAAGTAGCGCCGACGATGACAACACGCTCGCCGCGCTTTTCCAGCACGTAGTCGAGCAGGCGACCGAGCAGTTGCAGGGCGAAGTCCTTGAACGCCAGGGTCGGACCGTGGAACAGCTCCAGCACCCATTCATTGCCGTTCAACTGACGCAGCGGTGCCACGGCGCTGTGGGCGAACACACCGTAGGTTTCTTCGAGGATTTTCTTGAAATCAGCGTCTGGAATGCTGCCGGTGACGAACGGGCGCATGACGCGGAAAGCCAGTTCGTGATACGGCAGGCCGGCCCAGGAAGCGATTTCTTCCTGGGTGAAACGTGGCAGGTTTTCCGGGACGTACAGACCGCCGTCGGTGGCAAGACCTGCCAGCAGGACGTCTTCGAAATTCAGGGCCGGTGCCTGGCCGCGGGTACTGATGTAGCGCATAGGGGCAAACCTTCGGTTTGAGCTTTGAGCTTCAAGCCATAAGCGACAAGTTAAAGCTGGACTGCTTTCAACTTGTCGCCAGGGGCTTACAGCTCGCCGCTGTTTTTATTTAGTTCAGGTGCTCGACACGGATACGTACGACCGGACCAACCACGCCCGCCAAAGCTTCCAGAGCAGCGATGGCGTCGTTGATGTGCTGTTCCAGCACGCGGTGGGTCAGCAGGATCATCGGCACCAGGCCGTCGTGCTCCTCGGCTTCCTTCTGCATGATCGACTCGATGTTGATGCCGCGCTCCGAGAGGATGCTCGCGACCTGAGCCAATACGCCCGGATGGTCCTTGGCCTGAATACGCAGGTAGTAGGCGCTTTCGCAGGCTTCGATCGGCAGGATTGGGTGAGCCGACAGCGAATCCGGCTGGAACGCCAAGTGCGGTACACGGTTTTCCGGGTCGGAAGTCATGGCGCGGACCACGTCCACCAGGTCGGCGATCACCGACGAAGCGGTCGGCTCCATGCCGGCACCGGCACCGTAGAACAGGGTCGAACCGGCAGCATCGCCATTGACCATTACCGCGTTCATCACGCCGTTGACATTGGCGATCAGGCGATCGGCCGGGATCAGCGTCGGGTGCACGCGCAGTTCGATACCGGCCGCGGTGCTACGCGCCACGCCCAGGTGCTTGATGCGGTAGCCCAGCGCTTCGGCGTAGTTCACGTCGGCGGTGGTCAGCTTGGTGATGCCTTCGGTGTAAGCCTTGTCGAATTGCAGCGGGATGCCGAACGCGATGGACGCCAGGATCGTCAGCTTGTGGGCGGCGTCGATACCTTCGACGTCGAAGGTCGGA contains:
- the thrC gene encoding threonine synthase, yielding MRYISTRGQAPALNFEDVLLAGLATDGGLYVPENLPRFTQEEIASWAGLPYHELAFRVMRPFVTGSIPDADFKKILEETYGVFAHSAVAPLRQLNGNEWVLELFHGPTLAFKDFALQLLGRLLDYVLEKRGERVVIVGATSGDTGSAAIEGCKHCENVDIFILHPHNRVSEVQRRQMTTIFGENIHNIAIEGNFDDCQEMVKASFADQGFLKGTRLVAVNSINWARIMAQIVYYFHAALQLGGPARSVAFSVPTGNFGDIFAGYLARNMGLPINQLIVATNRNDILHRFMSGNQYVKETLHATLSPSMDIMVSSNFERLLFDLHGRNGAAIAGLMDSFKQGGGFSVEQERWTEARKLFDSLAVDDAQTCETIAEVYEQTGEVLDPHTAIGVKAARECRRSLDIPMVILGTAHPVKFPDAVEKAGVGKALELPVHLSDLFERDERCTVLPNDLKAVQAFVSQHGNRGKPL
- a CDS encoding homoserine dehydrogenase, whose translation is MKPVKVGICGLGTVGGGTFNVLQRNAEEIARRAGRGIEVAQIAMRTPKPQFQTTGIAITNDVFEVATNPEIDIVIELMGGYTVARELVLKAIENGKHVVTANKALIAVHGNEIFAKAREKGVIVAFEAAVAGGIPVIKAIREGLSANRINWVAGIINGTGNFILTEMREKGRTFEDVLAEAQALGYAEADPTFDVEGIDAAHKLTILASIAFGIPLQFDKAYTEGITKLTTADVNYAEALGYRIKHLGVARSTAAGIELRVHPTLIPADRLIANVNGVMNAVMVNGDAAGSTLFYGAGAGMEPTASSVIADLVDVVRAMTSDPENRVPHLAFQPDSLSAHPILPIEACESAYYLRIQAKDHPGVLAQVASILSERGINIESIMQKEAEEHDGLVPMILLTHRVLEQHINDAIAALEALAGVVGPVVRIRVEHLN